In Neofelis nebulosa isolate mNeoNeb1 chromosome 10, mNeoNeb1.pri, whole genome shotgun sequence, one DNA window encodes the following:
- the LOC131486608 gene encoding olfactory receptor 10T2-like yields MMDNHTTVSTFLLWGFSSFPDLQGLLFVMIFFSHVTILAANVCIMVAIKLSHNLHTPMYFFLCGLSFSETCTTMAIIPRTLVDLLSDSKAISLPECATQMFFFFGLGANNCFIMAAMSYDRYTAIHSPLRYKILMTHKICFQFIMASWMVGLLVSLCIVITVFNLSFCDSNIIEHFFCDISPVVCLACDYTSHHKIAIFVLSAFVLVGSFVFIMMSYVFIVSRVVKMPSTKGKYKAFSTCSSHLTVVCIHYGFAGFVYLRPKDRDSFREDMLMAVTYTVLTPLLNPIVYSLRNKDMQTALRKVLGKTNRFIPQMGSRRTPDIKNVQTVDK; encoded by the coding sequence ATGATGGACAATCATACCACAGTGAGCACATTCCTTCTGTGGGGGTTTTCCAGTTTCCCAGACTTGCAGGGTCTCCTCTTTGTGATGATTTTCTTCTCCCATGTGACCATCCTAGCTGCAAATGTGTGCATAATGGTGGCCATCAAGCTGAGTCACAACCTTCACACCcccatgtattttttcctctgtggtcTGTCCTTTTCAGAAACTTGTACCACTATGGCAATCATCCCCCGCACGCTAGTGGACTTGCTGTCAGATAGCAAGGCCATCTCTCTTCCTGAGTGTGCCACacagatgtttttcttctttggcttgGGAGCCAATAACTGCTTCATCATGGCTGCCATGTCTTACGACCGTTACACTGCCATTCACAGCCCACTGCGCTATAAGATCTTGATGACCCATAAGATCTGCTTTCAGTTCATCATGGCCTCTTGGATGGTTGGGCTCCTGGTTTCTCTGTGCATCGTCATCACTGTATTCaacttgtctttctgtgactccAACATCATCGAGCACTTCTTCTGTGACATCTCACCCGTGGTCTGCCTTGCCTGTGATTACACCTCCCATCACAAAATAGCTATTTTTGTGCTCTCTGCCTTCGTGTTGGTGGGCAGCTTTGTTTTCATTATGATGTCCTATGTCTTCATTGTGTCCAGAGTTGTGAAGATGCCCTCTACCAAGGGGAAGTATAAGGCCTTCTCCACTTGCTCCTCCCACCTCACTGTGGTGTGCATACACTATGGATTTGCTGGCTTTGTCTATTTGAGGCCCAAGGACAGGGACTCATTCCGTGAAGACATGCTGATGGCGGTGACATACACAGTGCTGACACCTCTGCTTAACCCCATCGTTTACAGTCTCAGAAACAAAGACATGCAGACAGCTCTAAGGAAGGTATTAGGCAAGACAAATAGGTTCATCCCTCAGATGGGGAGTAGAAGAACACCAGACATTAAAAATGTACAGACTGTTgataaataa
- the LOC131486609 gene encoding olfactory receptor 10Z1-like — protein MMGNHTTASTFLLWGFSSFPDLQGLLFVMIFFSHVTILAANVCIMVAIKLSHNLHTPMYFFLCGLSFSETCTTMAIIPRTLVDLLSDSKAISLPECATQMFFFFGLGANNCFIMAAMSYDRYTAIHSPLHYKVLMTHKICFQFIMASWMVGFLVSLCIVITVFNLSFCDSNIIEHFFCDISPVVCLACDYTSHHEMAIFVLSAFVLVGSFVFIMMSYVFIVSRVVKMPSTKGKYKAFSTCSSHLTVVCIHYGFAGFVYLRPKDRDSFREDMLMAVTYTVLTPLLNPIVYSLRNKDMQTALRKVLGKTNRFIPQMGSRRTLDIKNVQTVDK, from the coding sequence ATGATGGGCAATCATACCACAGCGAGCACATTCCTTCTGTGGGGGTTTTCCAGTTTCCCAGACTTGCAGGGTCTCCTCTTTGTGATGATTTTCTTCTCCCATGTGACCATCCTAGCTGCAAATGTGTGCATAATGGTGGCCATCAAGCTGAGTCACAACCTTCACACCcccatgtattttttcctctgtggtcTGTCCTTTTCAGAAACTTGTACCACTATGGCAATCATCCCCCGCACGCTAGTGGACTTGCTGTCAGATAGCAAGGCCATCTCTCTTCCTGAGTGTGCCACacagatgtttttcttctttggcttgGGAGCCAATAACTGCTTCATCATGGCTGCCATGTCTTACGACCGTTACACTGCCATTCACAGCCCACTGCACTATAAGGTCTTGATGACCCATAAGATCTGCTTTCAGTTCATCATGGCCTCTTGGATGGTTGGGTTCCTGGTTTCTCTGTGCATCGTCATCACTGTATTCaacttgtctttctgtgactccAACATCATCGAGCACTTCTTCTGTGACATCTCACCTGTGGTCTGCCTTGCCTGTGATTACACCTCCCATCACGAAATGGCTATTTTTGTGCTCTCTGCCTTCGTGTTGGTGGGCAGCTTTGTTTTCATTATGATGTCCTATGTCTTCATTGTGTCCAGAGTTGTGAAGATGCCCTCTACCAAGGGGAAGTATAAGGCCTTCTCCACTTGCTCCTCCCACCTCACTGTGGTGTGCATACACTATGGATTTGCTGGCTTTGTCTATTTGAGGCCCAAGGACAGGGACTCATTCCGTGAAGACATGCTGATGGCGGTCACATACACAGTGCTGACACCTCTGCTTAACCCCATCGTTTACAGTCTCAGAAACAAAGACATGCAGACAGCCCTAAGGAAGGTACTAGGCAAGACAAATAGGTTCATCCCTCAGATGGGGAGTAGAAGAACACTGGACATTAAAAATGTACAGACTGTTgataaataa